Proteins co-encoded in one Gleimia hominis genomic window:
- a CDS encoding RNA-binding S4 domain-containing protein — protein sequence MSDDTARVDTWLWSVRQVKSRSKASAECRAGHVKVNGKTAKPSQKVAVGDTVTYRVQGFDRVLEVLQVLKTRVGAPLAVQAYADHSEPRPEPMRLFMPVRRLPGSGRPTKRERRQLDALRGRDTNEGRFR from the coding sequence ATGAGCGATGATACCGCGAGAGTAGATACGTGGCTGTGGAGTGTGCGCCAGGTCAAGTCTAGATCTAAGGCCTCTGCCGAGTGCCGTGCGGGACACGTTAAAGTCAATGGCAAGACCGCTAAACCGAGCCAGAAGGTTGCGGTGGGTGATACCGTGACGTACCGCGTTCAGGGATTTGACCGGGTTCTTGAGGTTCTTCAGGTACTAAAAACCCGAGTGGGAGCTCCGTTGGCGGTGCAGGCTTACGCGGATCACTCAGAGCCGCGACCGGAGCCGATGCGGTTGTTTATGCCTGTGCGTAGGTTACCGGGTAGTGGACGTCCGACGAAGCGGGAACGTCGTCAGCTTGACGCTCTGCGTGGTCGGGACACTAATGAGGGAAGGTTCCGCTAG
- a CDS encoding aspartate:alanine exchanger family transporter, which produces MFQLLTEHPLLTFFLVVALGATLGQVRFGPLRFGAAGALFVGLALSAAHPALGENMALLQSMGLALFVYTVGISAGSTFMSQLRQQTPLMVAAALASILGAVVAVLVALSLNVPFDLTAGLYTGALTAAPALDTALQLTDTAAPSAGYAVGYPFGVLVGLIAVSMVAVAKWKGEKDTPSMAGTRLEARTAHVKQQVNVRDVNAWKQGRVRMSYLRRADRTRVVVPGEDLLPDDKIVIVGPPQAVEAAIREVGEEAAQHLADDRRHVDFERITVSNPDVAGRSIAHLNLPVKFGAVITRVRRGDLEILATDELQLQPGDQVSVAVPSAELRAVSAYLGDSEKRVSEVDALALGLGLVLGMFLGLVTFPMPGGGTFSLGAAAGPLIVGMVLGGLRRTGVLVWSMPEAANLTIRQLGLLFFLGALGLGAGSEFWGILTSPLGWRAVLLAVVTVAASLILIVFAGWFLKLSAPRTAGAVAGFLGQPAVYQEASAKVSDERVEAAYAGLFAFSIITKILLVPAMAIPF; this is translated from the coding sequence TTGTTTCAACTACTTACCGAGCACCCGCTGCTCACGTTCTTTCTGGTTGTCGCACTTGGCGCCACGTTGGGGCAAGTGCGGTTTGGGCCGCTTCGGTTTGGGGCCGCGGGAGCACTTTTTGTGGGTCTCGCACTGTCGGCTGCACATCCCGCACTCGGGGAAAACATGGCGCTGCTGCAAAGCATGGGGCTTGCACTATTCGTCTACACCGTAGGAATTTCAGCTGGGTCCACATTCATGTCGCAGCTTCGCCAGCAAACACCACTTATGGTAGCTGCGGCGCTGGCTTCGATATTAGGTGCGGTAGTTGCGGTCTTAGTGGCTCTCAGCCTGAATGTGCCATTTGATTTAACTGCAGGGCTCTACACCGGAGCGTTGACCGCCGCGCCCGCGTTAGACACGGCATTACAACTAACTGACACAGCCGCTCCCAGCGCCGGATACGCAGTTGGGTACCCCTTCGGAGTCCTCGTCGGACTCATAGCAGTCAGCATGGTAGCTGTAGCTAAGTGGAAAGGTGAAAAAGACACCCCCTCAATGGCTGGGACTAGGCTGGAAGCGCGTACGGCACACGTCAAACAACAGGTCAACGTCCGCGATGTTAACGCGTGGAAACAAGGCAGAGTGCGCATGTCATACCTGCGTCGCGCGGACCGCACGCGCGTCGTCGTCCCAGGGGAAGATCTGCTACCTGACGATAAAATCGTTATTGTAGGCCCGCCTCAAGCAGTGGAAGCTGCAATACGGGAAGTGGGGGAAGAGGCGGCGCAGCACCTGGCTGACGACCGGCGCCATGTTGACTTTGAACGCATCACCGTTTCAAACCCCGACGTTGCCGGTAGGTCCATTGCTCACTTAAACTTGCCCGTAAAATTTGGGGCGGTTATCACAAGGGTACGTAGAGGTGACTTGGAAATACTTGCTACCGATGAGCTCCAACTACAGCCCGGAGACCAGGTTTCAGTGGCGGTACCTAGCGCAGAATTACGGGCCGTGTCCGCTTATCTAGGGGACTCGGAAAAACGAGTTAGTGAGGTGGATGCGCTAGCTTTAGGCCTCGGACTTGTCTTAGGGATGTTCCTAGGCCTGGTGACATTCCCGATGCCCGGTGGGGGTACTTTCAGTCTGGGGGCCGCTGCGGGTCCACTAATCGTTGGGATGGTGCTCGGCGGTTTACGCCGCACCGGGGTGCTGGTGTGGTCCATGCCGGAAGCGGCGAATCTGACCATCCGTCAGCTAGGACTACTGTTCTTCTTAGGAGCCCTAGGGCTTGGAGCTGGGTCAGAATTCTGGGGTATCCTCACCAGCCCCTTGGGGTGGCGGGCCGTGCTCCTGGCGGTCGTAACCGTAGCGGCTTCATTGATCCTGATCGTATTCGCCGGGTGGTTCCTAAAGCTTTCAGCGCCGCGCACGGCTGGGGCGGTAGCAGGGTTCCTTGGCCAGCCCGCCGTGTACCAAGAAGCGAGTGCCAAAGTTTCGGACGAACGCGTTGAAGCTGCGTACGCTGGTTTGTTCGCGTTTTCTATAATCACGAAAATCCTGCTCGTCCCCGCCATGGCGATACCGTTCTAA
- a CDS encoding M18 family aminopeptidase, protein MSNDQTLIDKNAADFARFVEDSPSSYHAANALVNRFKQGGFTEVTEVESWQSEPGSYVFSRDGAVLAWQIPDTTKKPQGFRIVGSHTDSPTFKVKPSGSSVTTDGWGQIDVEVYGGMLTNSWLDRELGFAGRVVSDEGTQVLVRTDAVARIPQLAIHLDRGVNTNGLKLDNQRHLHPVWTLDKDLNFLDYVADQAGLGSQKQILGHDLVAYVTQKPERFGNDKQFLASGRLDNLSSVHPALVAFLDLDMSRHEDICVFVAFDHEEIGSASRSGAAGPILEGTLRRLASLFDDSTQYYQQMIARSSCVSADASHGVHPNYSEYHDPQTHPILGKGPVLKLNANQRYATDAVGSALWNRACASAEVPSQAFVSNNAIPCGSTIGPITATRLGITTVDVGIPILSMHSAREMCHLADLHYLSRGLRSYWEAA, encoded by the coding sequence ATGAGTAATGATCAAACCCTTATTGACAAGAATGCAGCAGATTTTGCGCGATTTGTTGAGGACTCGCCATCTTCCTACCACGCGGCTAACGCGCTCGTTAATCGTTTCAAACAAGGTGGTTTCACTGAGGTAACTGAAGTTGAATCGTGGCAGTCCGAGCCCGGTAGTTACGTATTTTCCCGCGACGGCGCAGTATTGGCATGGCAGATTCCGGATACAACCAAGAAACCTCAGGGTTTCAGAATCGTTGGCTCACACACTGACTCCCCCACTTTTAAAGTGAAACCGTCGGGGTCTTCTGTAACTACTGACGGATGGGGGCAGATTGACGTCGAGGTTTACGGCGGGATGCTTACTAACTCTTGGCTTGATCGTGAGCTAGGGTTTGCCGGCCGGGTTGTTTCTGATGAGGGTACCCAGGTTCTGGTTCGCACCGATGCGGTGGCGCGCATTCCTCAATTGGCGATACATCTTGACCGGGGCGTTAATACCAATGGGTTGAAGTTAGACAATCAACGGCACCTGCATCCTGTTTGGACTCTCGATAAGGATCTGAATTTCTTAGACTATGTAGCTGACCAGGCAGGTTTGGGATCTCAAAAACAAATTCTGGGGCACGATTTAGTTGCGTATGTGACTCAGAAACCTGAGCGGTTCGGTAACGATAAACAGTTTTTGGCTTCAGGTCGGTTGGACAATCTCAGTTCTGTTCACCCTGCTTTGGTGGCGTTCCTTGATTTGGATATGTCACGGCACGAAGACATTTGTGTTTTTGTTGCTTTTGATCATGAGGAAATTGGTTCGGCCTCACGTTCGGGTGCTGCTGGCCCAATTCTTGAGGGTACTTTGCGGAGGTTGGCATCGCTTTTTGACGACTCCACACAGTATTATCAGCAGATGATTGCCCGCTCTTCGTGTGTTAGTGCAGATGCTTCACATGGGGTACATCCTAACTACTCGGAGTATCATGATCCTCAAACGCATCCAATCTTGGGTAAAGGCCCTGTGCTGAAGCTTAATGCGAATCAGCGTTACGCCACAGATGCGGTGGGGAGTGCTTTGTGGAACCGTGCGTGCGCGAGTGCCGAGGTACCTTCGCAGGCTTTTGTTTCTAATAACGCGATTCCGTGCGGCTCCACCATAGGCCCCATTACCGCTACTCGGCTGGGGATAACGACTGTGGATGTTGGGATCCCAATTCTTTCTATGCATTCCGCTAGAGAAATGTGTCATCTGGCAGATCTTCACTACCTGTCGCGCGGATTGCGTAGCTACTGGGAAGCTGCCTAG